A stretch of Triticum aestivum cultivar Chinese Spring chromosome 1D, IWGSC CS RefSeq v2.1, whole genome shotgun sequence DNA encodes these proteins:
- the LOC123180397 gene encoding putative uncharacterized protein DDB_G0277003, with product MAAAAAAGDSGEQPLLHLKLAFLALEPPACVLTLARKAGGGSVTPHVQNFILENCVGTNVGGGPDCTYVKTILKKVIAEAELSSDIVIDELYEEFGRCMSSRANNPELSLAKIYKEISFLSPAYENVSSNPVSLVARLLCSTNMLEGDTGCCLWPSSLFLSEFILSFPELFAKKCCFELGSGVGLVGVCLNHVGASKVILTDGDASTLTNMKANMEMNNLHIEDSQLVKESKNKVECKYLSWEEACESDLRDYQRDIVLGADIIYNPSCVPHLVRVLCMLLRGDDGRHESVNAATNGEIGDEVSGTTATGGPVAYIATVIRNADTFNCFAKAAADAKLSVVNITSSAAPSSFLPYMISYDRSSVQLLKITLLS from the exons ATGGCTGCCGCGGCGGCTGCAGGGGACTCCGGCGAGCAGCCGCTGCTCCACCTCAAGCTCGCCTTCCTCGCCCTGGAGCCCCCCGCCTGCGTCCTCACCCTCGCCAG AAAGGCTGGTGGAGGTTCTGTCACGCCACATGTTCAAAATTTTATTTTGGAGAACTGTGTTGGCACTAAT GTAGGGGGAGGTCCAGATTGTACATATGTGAAAACTATTCTTAAAAAGGTTATAGCTGAGGCGGAATTATCGTCAGATATTGTGATTGATGAACTCTATGAGGAATTTGGCCGTTGTATGTCGTCAAGGGCA AATAACCCAGAGCTTAGCCTGGCCAAGATCTACAAGGAGATATCTTTTCTTTCTCCTGCAT ATGAGAATGTATCCTCGAATCCAGTAAGTTTGGTTGCTCGATTATTATGTTCTACTAACATGCTCGAAGGGGATACAGG GTGCTGTCTTTGGCCATCAAGTTTATTCTTATCTGAGTTTATTCTTTCATTCCCAGAACTTTTCGCCAAAAAATGCTGCTTTGAG CTAGGTTCTGGTGTTGGTTTGGTTGGTGTATGTCTAAACCATGTTGGTGCTTCCAAG GTTATTCTTACTGATGGTGATGCATCTACACTAACAAACATGAAGGCAAACATGGAAATGAATAACTTACACATTGAGGATTCTCAACTAGTAAAAGAAAGCAAGAATAAG GTAGAGTGCAAATATCTTTCCTGGGAAGAAGCGTGTGAAAGCGATTTAAGAGACTACCAGAGAGACATAGT TCTTGGTGCAGACATTATATACAACCCGTCCTGCGTGCCCCACCTGGTACGAGTACTTTGTATGCTACTTAGAGGCGATGATGGACGACATGAAAGTGTCAATGCGGCAACCAACGGAGAAATTGGTGACGAAGTATCTGGGACCACCGCAACCGGAGGTCCTGTGGCCTATATTGCCACGGTCATTCGGAATGCAGACACTTTCAATTGCTTTGCCAAGGCAGCTGCTGATGCGAAGTTGTCTGTTGTCAACATTACCAGCAGCGCAGCTCCATCCAGTTTTCTTCCTTACATGATCTCATATGATAGATCGAGCGTGCAACTTCTTAAGATTACACTATTATCCTAA
- the LOC543105 gene encoding serine carboxypeptidase 2-like: MRTMTRRLPPAPAPAAAVAVLLAALTCLLRPAAASGHAADRIARLPGQPAVDFDMYSGYITVDEAAGRSLFYLLQEAPEDAQPAPLVLWLNGGPGCSSVAYGASEELGAFRVTPRGAGLVLNEYRWNKVANVLFLDSPAGVGFSYTNTSSDIYTSGDNRTAHDSYAFLAKWFERFPHYKYRDFYIAGESYAGHYVPELSQLVHRASNPVINLKGFMVGNGLIDDYHDYVGTFEFWWNHGLVSDDTYQRLTEACLHDSFIHPSPACDAATDVATAEQGNIDMYSLYTPVCNITSSSSLSQRRPRGRYPWLTGSYDPCTERYSTAYYNRRDVQMALHANVTGAMNYTWTTCSDTINTHWHDAPRSMLPIYRELIAAGLRIWVFSGDTDAVVPLTATRYSIGALGLPTTTSWYPWYDDQEVGGWSQVYKGLTLVSVRGAGHEVPLHRPRQALVLFQYFLQGKPMPGQTKNATLA, from the exons ATGAGAACTATGACCCGTCGTCTCCCCCCGGCTCCAGCTCCAGCAGCTGCGGTGGCGGTGCTCCTGGCGGCGCTGACGTGCCTCCTCCGGCCAGCCGCCGCGAGCGGCCATGCCGCCGACCGCATAGCCCGGCTGCCCGGGCAGCCGGCCGTGGACTTCGACATGTACTCCGGCTACATCACGGTGGACGAGGCCGCCGGACGGTCGCTGTTCTATCTGCTACAAGAGGCGCCCGAGGACGCCCAGCCGGCGCCGCTCGTGCTGTGGCTCAACGGCGGGCCCGGCTGCTCCTCCGTCGCCTACGGCGCGTCGGAGGAGCTCGGAGCGTTCCGCGTCACGCCTCGCGGCGCCGGCCTCGTCCTCAACGAGTATCGCTGGAACAAAG TGGCCAACGTGCTGTTCCTGGACTCGCCGGCCGGCGTGGGGTTCTCGTACACCAACACCTCGTCCGACATCTACACCTCCGGCGACAACAGAACGGCGCACGACTCGTACGCCTTCCTGGCGAAGTGGTTCGAGAGGTTCCCGCACTACAAGTACCGCGACTTCTACATCGCCGGCGAGAGCTACGCGGGGCACTACGTCCCGGAGCTGTCGCAGCTGGTCCACCGGGCGAGCAACCCCGTCATCAACCTCAAGGGCTTCATGGTCGGCAACGGCCTCATCGACGACTACCACGACTACGTGGGCACCTTCGAGTTCTGGTGGAACCACGGGCTCGTCTCCGACGACACCTACCAACGCCTCACGGAGGCCTGCCTCCACGACTCCTTCATCCACCCCTCGCCGGCGTGCGATGCCGCCACGGACGTCGCCACGGCGGAGCAGGGCAACATCGACATGTACAGCCTCTACACGCCCGTCTGCAACATCACCTCGTCGTCCTCCTTGAGCCAGCGGCGGCCCAGGGGGCGCTAC CCATGGCTGACTGGATCGTACGACCCGTGCACGGAGCGGTACTCGACGGCGTACTACAACCGGCGGGACGTGCAGATGGCCCTCCACGCCAACGTCACCGGTGCCATGAACTACACGTGGACGACCTGCAGCGACACCATTAACACCCACTGGCATGATGCTCCGAGGTCCATGCTTCCCATTTACAGGGAGCTTATTGCAGCTGGCCTAAGGATTTGGGTCTTCAG CGGCGACACGGACGCGGTAGTCCCCTTGACAGCAACGAGATACTCCATCGGTGCTCTGGGTCTTCCAACTACCACCAGTTGGTACCCTTGGTATGACGACCAGGAG GTTGGCGGTTGGAGCCAGGTGTACAAGGGCCTTACACTGGTGTCCGTCAGAGGTGCGGGCCATGAGGTTCCTCTGCACCGCCCGCGGCAAGCGCTCGTACTGTTTCAGTACTTCCTGCAGGGCAAGCCCATGCCAGGCCAGACCAAAAATGCGACGCTGGCTTAA